AATTTGTACAGGCTTTTTTTCGTAACTCAAGCTTTCGTGTAGATGCAACTGTTAATAACGGATTATGTAAGAAGGATTTGCCATATATTTATGCAACATAGATCAGTAAAAAAGACATTACGAATTGGGAAGGTGGTAGGGCCANTACAGGCTTTTTTTCGTAACTCAAGCTTTCGTGTAGATGCAACTGTTATAACGGGTTATGTAAGAAGGATTTGCCATATATTTATGCAACATAGATCAGTAAAAAAGACATTACGAATTGGGAAGGTGGTAGGGCCAAATGATAAGCTAGTAATTCAAACCGTTTCCAAATCTAAAACAATTCGATAGAGTGTGAGctccatttttcctttcgaccATACTTCAAAACGCCTTGTATCCCATTGCAAATTCAAAGTCTGTATATGTCGTGACCTGATTTTTCACGTCCAATCATGACGAACttgtaaaaatataaataaaatatgataaaaattcATGCATTTTATGAAACGAGTGAATTTCATCTAATGAAATTATGATCCCAACTCCTTATTTGATCAAAGTCCCTAACGCATATTGAATTGGTTACAAAACCATAGTTTTACTCAGGTTAATCAAAGGAAAAGCCTCATATGCcggagttcataactcactcaggattaagatagtgtgaaatattaatttctcaattaataaacttataaacagagattaaatatttttttggttcagtctcatacataattatttatagaatacCCCTACTCACACGTCTTCACATGAatgatttgaatcaaatcatttttaagaattacAAAATTGAGTATTAATAGTGTTACCGGGATAAAGTACCCAACTTCATTCATATActaaagcccaaagaggacaatatctattgaAGGCTCATCCAACCTCGTTTTTTGTGGTCTTGTCTTGACTCCACGTTGCAAATTTCACCTTTGAATGCATAGGTGTCAGCCTCCTATAGGTCCTATTAAAATTTGAGGACAATTCAGTAATTTTATCTAAAAGATATCGAGAAGATTATCTAGTAGGCTCATTTAGAAACGTTTCTCTAATAGGCTCATTCGAAAATAAAATCTAGACTACAAATGTTGTGCAGAAGCTGAAGCGCAATTACCAATTAGTTGAAGGGCGTCTTtacaattttctatttttgaatattttatttaaagaaaatctaaCAAATTCTTACATTATTTTGGTCACTTTCCCTTACTTAGAAAGACCCCTTGAGATTTCttcattataattaattgaatatattttcattttattttggttactTTCCCTTACTTAGACCCCTTGAGGTTCTAAAACTCCAACGGCTATCTTTCCCGACAACCAACGCCGTGGGATCATGAAAGATCCAACGGCCAGGATGTAAAACTCATCCGACCGTTGGAAGCGTCCGCCTGCAGCTTCAAAAAGCTTCTCTCATTGCTTCCGAATGGATTCATTTTcatattagagagagagagagagtgagagagagagagagagagagagagggagaggagacCTCAAGAACACtttcagaagaagaaaaaagggtttcgatttgtgtttgtttctctttctcctttgaagattttaaaaatggcTTCAAGACCAGTAGTTCCCCAACAAATCAGAGGTGCAATTTTTTCTGGGTTTCTTCTGAACTTAAATTTCTGATTAGTATTTTGAGTATTCGAACTCCAAGTCGCTTCGTGTTTGTAAGATCTGTAATCCGTGTTCTTGGGTTGAATTTTCTATGGAAATTCAGTAAAGTGAGGATTGAGGAAGTCTCTGGCAtatttcttcatgttctttctgtttcttttgtaTTGAATNNNNNNNNNNNNNNNNNNNNNNNNNNNNNNNNNNNNNNNNNNNNNNNNNNNNNNNNNNNNNNNNNNNNNNNNNNNNNNNNNNNNNNNNNNNNNNNNNNNNNNNNNNNNNNNNNNNNNNNNNNNNNNNNNNNNNNNNNNNNNNNNNNNNNNNNNNNNNNNNNNNNNNNNNNNNNNNNNNNNNNNNNNNNNNNNNNNNNNNNNNNNNNNNNNNNNNNNNNNNNNNNNNNNNNNNNNNNNNNNNNNNNNNNNNNNNNNNNNNNNNNNNNNNNNNNNNNNNNNNNNNNNNNNNNNNNNNNNNNNNNNNNNNNNNNNNNNNNNNNNNNNNNNNNNNNNNNNNNNNNNNNNNNNNNNNNNNNNNNNNNNNNNNNNNNNNNNNNNNNNNNNNNNNNNNNNNNNNNNNNNNNNNNNNNNNNNNNNNNNNNNNNNNNNNNNNNNNNNNNNNNNNNNNNNNNNNNNNNNNNNNNNNNNNNNNNNNNNNNNNNNNNNNNNNNNNNNNNNNNNNNNNNNNNNNNNNNNNNNNNNNNNagagagagagagagagggagaggagacCTCAAGAACACtttcagaagaagaaaaaagggtttcgatttgtgtttgtttctctttctcctttgaagattttaaaaatggcTTCAAGACCAGTAGTTCCCCAACAAATCAGAGGTGCAATTTTTTCTGGGTTTCTTCTGAACTTAAATTTCTGATTAGTATTTTGAGTATTCGAACTCCAAGTCGCTTCGTGTTTGTAAGATCTGTAATCCGTGTTCTTGGGTTGAATTTTCTATGGAAATTCAGTAAAGTGAGGATTGAGGAAGTCTCTGGCAtatttcttcatgttctttctgtttcttttgtattgaattgtattttttttatggggtAAGGTGATGAAGCGATCGGCGGAGGAAAGCAGGTGAAGGGCGGGGCGGCGGTGGATGCGAGGAACCGCAGAGCATTGGGTGATATTGGGAATCTGGTAACTGTTCGAGGAAATGACGCAAAGGCAAATCGCCCTATTACGAGGAGTTTCTGTGCTCAGTTGCTTGCCAATGCCCAAGCTGCTGCAAAAGCTGAAAATAATAAGGTCTCCTCATATATATCATTCATCCGATTTTGTACTagtctttcttgtttttatctCGGGACTGTAACGTGTTTGGATCTATGAATCTATTTTTGTCATGCAGAAATTAGTGCCTGTCAGTGTAGATGGGGCTGCTCCCATTCTTAATGATGGTATTGTGGCTGTTCGGAAGCCAAGAGCACCCAAGGCAGCACCCAAGAAAGTTGTTTCCAAACCGAAAGCGGAGGTGATCGAGATAAGCCCGGATACGGTCGAAAAAGATCGGGGCAAGGAAGTGAAATGTGgtaacaagaaaaaggaaggagaAGGGGTATCAAAGAAGAAGGCACAGACTCTCACCGCAGTCATGACGGCTAGAAGCAAGGTACAATTTTTGACATTGAAAGTCGTAGTTGGTTGTGGTTCTCTTAATAATTGAATCACCTGTTTCATTTAGGCTGCTTGTGGTGTAACCAAGAAACCAAAGGAACAGATAATTGACATTGACGCAGCAGATGTTGGAAATGAGTTGGCAGAAGTGGAATATGTTGAGGACATTTATAAGTTCTATAAGGAAGTTGAGGtatgttttattattgtattcatttttgGTTCATACGAGTCGGCCCCTCGAATCAATTCACTGATGAGTCtgtgttgtatttgtaaaGAATGAGAGTAGGCCTCATGACTATATGGATTCACAACCGGAGATAAACACTTCAATGAGAGCAATATTGGTGGATTGGTTGGTTGATGTCCACAACAAGTTCGAGCTTTCCCCCGAAACATTCTACCTCACCATCAACATAATTGATCGCTTCCTTGCGAGGAAGGCAGTCCCAAGAAGGGAATTGCAGTTGTTGGGTATTGGGGCAATGCTCATAGCCTCCAAATACGAGGAGATCTGGGCGCCAGAGGTATGCGTAAAACTCGACATTTGTTAAGAACAATAACTACTAGAGGTGGGTGTCCTAACATAACATGGCATCGTTTTTGCAGGTAAACGACTTCGTGTGCCTTTCAGATAGAGCGTACACGAATGAACAGATACTAATGATGGAGAAAAGGATACTTGGGAAGCTGGAATGGACCATGACTCTGCCTACTCCCTATGTTTTCCTCGCTCGGTTCATCAAGGCGTCGAAGGACTCCGATCACGAGGTGCGTaacaatgaatgaatgaatgctTGATCCCTTCCTTGGTTTAGAAATAGAAAACTGAGTAATATATGAACATGAAACTTGGTGCAGATGGAAAATCTGGTATATTTTCTGGCAGAACTTGGCATAATGCATTACAACACCTCAATAATGTACAGCCCATCAATGATTGCCGCCTCGGCAGTCTATGCCGCTCGATGCACGCTGAAGAAAAGCCCTGGTTGGGATGAGACCCTCAAACTGCACACTGGCTTCACAGAGCCTCAACTGATGTACGTGAATTGAA
This sequence is a window from Cucurbita pepo subsp. pepo cultivar mu-cu-16 chromosome LG19, ASM280686v2, whole genome shotgun sequence. Protein-coding genes within it:
- the LOC111781191 gene encoding G2/mitotic-specific cyclin S13-7-like (The sequence of the model RefSeq protein was modified relative to this genomic sequence to represent the inferred CDS: added 404 bases not found in genome assembly), producing the protein MASRPVVPQQIRGDEAIGGGKQGKGGAAVDARNRRALGDIGNLVTVRGIDAKANRPITRSFCAQMLANAQAAAKAENNKKQVPVSVDGAAPILDGEVVAVKKPGAPKAATKKVVSKPKAAVIEISPDSVEQDRGKEVKCGNKKKEGVSKKKAQTLTAVMTARSKAACGVTKKPKEQIIDIDAADVGNELAEVEYVEDIYKFYKEVENESRPHDYMDSQPEINTSMRAILVDWLVDVHNKFELSPETFYLTINIIDRFLARKAVPRRELQLLGIGAMLIASKYEEIWAPEVNDFVCLSDRAYTNEQILMMEKRILGKLEWTMTLPTPYVFLARFIKASKDSDHEMENLVYFLAELGIMHYNTSIMYSPSMIAASAVYAARCTLKKSPGWDETLKLHTGFTEPQLIDCAKHLVGFHGAASKNKLQVIYRKYSSSERGAVALLQPPKALLVVPPNGH